The Girardinichthys multiradiatus isolate DD_20200921_A chromosome 7, DD_fGirMul_XY1, whole genome shotgun sequence region GTTCATTGGCCCGGCAGACATGGAGGAAGCCAGGCGAGAAAAGCCAGAAAGGTTAGTTGACAGAAATTCCAGATATTGCACATTTGgagaaaagagcagaaaaagtaACAACTGAATCTTTGGTCTGATAAAACATATCATGCGTGTATTTATTTCTGCACTGTTGATCAGAATATTTGGAAAATATCCCAGTTCTGAGTTTGGAGCAGGGAATGAACAGCACATTCTCGCCTGCTTGATCAGACACACCCAAGCATTATGCTTCTCTTTGGTTGAGCACCAGCCGAGCATCCATCTGgtcctctcttcttcctccccCACCCGACTTCCTGCAGCTTGCGGGCACAATACGGCACAGAGACGCTGTTCAATGCAGTGCATGGCAGTGAGGACAGTGACCACGCCAGCAGGGAGCTCGCCTTCTTCTTCCCCAACTTTAGGACGGCCTCCGAAGCAGAGCAGGATGGGGAGGAAGAGCATGTGGAGAGGACGCTGGCCCTTATTCGGCCCGACGTTGCCAGGAAGAACAGAGGTGGGGCTCAAGCCAACAGCACATGCACAAATGCTCCTGAGTGGGGGCCCAAACACATGCACAGTCACTGTTCTTCCTAACATTATAGGGCTGTGATTAATTCTCACCACAAAGCTGTTGAGTCACTACACCTTTTGTACTCTTGAAATAGTAGTTCAACTTTCTAAAATATCACAACTTTTGACTATATTGTCAAAGTAATAATTTTGTAAGAATATAGCTCATTTTAACTTATTTAAACTATTGCAGaagactgttttatttttgtattatttgcaaATTAGCCAATGACTGGAAAGGCTACAGTGCCTCATGAAAATATTCACATACCTTAAACCATCCCACATTTTGTTTAAACTAAATGCAACAGTGTATTTGGCTGGAAATATGTATGATAGACCAATGGAGTGTAGTCCATAAAtatgaagtagaagaaaaaggatacaggattttcaaagttttttttttacaaatgatctCAATAGTGCCCCTTGCCTTGGTATTCAGTCCTCTTTACTCGGATGCCCTTAAATTAAAGCCAATGCCAGCAAAAGCATATTCAGGTATATtcagaatgacccagtcaaagtccaaacctaaatacaattaaaatctttggtaagacttgaaaatgtatgttcataGATGGTCTCCATACAATCTGCAAAAAAATAAGGGGTATAGTTTCCCTTCCACTTTGCAAATATGcaacactttgtgttggtctatcacataatatcCCGCTTTTTAAGGTTTATGGTTGCAAGGTtcaagggtataaatactttcgcaaggacTGTATGTAGAGAGTAAAGACATTGACAATGTGCTATTCCtaacaaaataaacatccatGTAGGTACGTTTGCTATTACTACCTGTTGTTCTGCAGATGAGATCTTGGCCCAGATTCACAAGTCAGGCTTTACTGTTGCCCTCCAAAAAGAGGTGATGTTGACAGAGGAGCAGGTCAAACAGTTTTACTTCCAGCATGTGGATAAAGActtttttcctgcacttctgcAAAACATGACAAGGTAAATTTGACCTGTGCTGCTATGACTCGAAATATAACAATGCAGAAATTTATTCTACATCTCTGTAATTCCAGCGGAGCAGTGCTTGCTTTAGCTCTGGCCAGGAAAGGAGCTGTCCATCACTGGAAGAACATGCTCGGTCCCCCTGACCTTCACAAAGCCAAAGAGGAGGATCCTGAGTGGTTGGTGATGCGTTCTTATCCTTATTCAGTAGCTGAAGAGAGAGCAAAAGGTCACTTTGGTATAATTACCTGCAGAAATGCAGTGGGTGTTTCACTGTGATTCTATGGGAGTGCTTGTTAAATAAAGCTCCTCTTTTGACCTCCCTGTTTCACAGTGTTGTGTTCTGATAACAGGATGAAACTCTGGCATTTTGTTCTAAAATCAAATGAGAAAAAGAAAGCAATGCATAATAACTTCAGTTCCAGCAGCAGTACTATTACACCACAAaattgttttatctgttttcaATGTTGTGTCTTTTCCCACCTGCAAAAgctttttttatgtgaaaattaCTAGATGGTAAATTTACAGGGTGATCAGATGTGAATAGTAGTGCAGAAAATTACTCATTTTTGCCCACCAAAAAAAATCTGACTCCTGAAATAACATCTGAATTATCCTATTTCTTCTGGAATGTTCTGGAAACCATGAAGTGTTTATTATTCTTCATGGATAGAACCTAACCTTCATACCTCTTCAACTTTTACaaaatttgtcacattacaaagacgaaccttaatttattttattgggatttttgtaGCAAATATAGTTTTCCAATTTTTCACATAAGGCATGCATCTGTATTCAACTTTAATCAGATAACCATtcataaaatctagtgcaacctaATGCTCTCGGAAGTCATATATTTAGTAACAATGTGAGTTaaacagggtggtggcagcatcatgctatggggacgtttttcttcagcaaagaTAAGGAAGCTGTTCagtgttgatgggaagatgattTGAGCTAAATAAATGGAAATCCTGGAAGCAAACCTGttaagaggctgcaaaagattatTTAGATCTAAGCATGTTtaagtgttagaatggcctactcaaagtccaaacctaattTAATTAAGAATCTGGGGCTATAGTTGATTGATATTTACAGATGCTctgcatccagtctgactgagtttgaactATTTTGCGAAGAATAACAGGCAACAGGTTCAGAGGCATATTCCAAAGAAATATGTCTCTACATATTCCCacatttttctgatttgtattttttttaaatctggaaAACCACTTATCTTCTTTTTTCCACTTCAGTGTTTTACACTGCTCTGTGTTAGGCTATCTCTATTAGcttgaagtttgtggctataacatgataaaatgttcaAGAGGGATTGTTACTTTTGCAGTGCACATAATGCAAGCCTCTGTCTCCCTCCCACACAGTCTAAGGGCCCAATTTGCTGTGGAAAATGAGCCCATCAACCAGCTTCATGGCAGCAAAAATCCTAAAGAGGCAGAAAGAGAGCTCAATTTTTTCTTTCCTAAACAACGGACACTGGCAGTCATCAAACCTGATGCTCTGGAGGAACACAGAGGTTCTCCCTGGTCTTTCAGTACAACTGAGCATGTCTAGTTTTCTTTTGTTGaccttcttcttttttattttctcatcacTGACAGATACAATTTTGGAAGAGATCAGTGGAAGAGGTTTCACCATAGCACTGCTGAAGGAGACTGTGCTCTCAAGAGAGATGGCTGAGGAGTTTTACAAAGAGCACAGGGAGAAGCCCTTCTTCATCCAGCTGGTGGATTTCATGTGTCGGTTGGTTTGTCCCCACACAGACGTACAGGAGCAGGGCAGACACAGCAACTCCTTTTACCACTGCCAGTCTCAACTTCAATTTATACTGTGATACTGGAAGCTTAGAGTCAAGGCAGCCTCAGGCCAGAGTCAGTCTGAGTTTCATTCTTTGCTCAACATCACATCCAGTTTCTAGACGTATCTTCCGCTCCGATTAGCCCCTTCACCGGGTTGTTACACAACCGTTTGGGCACTGGCAGAGGAGAGACTCTGCACATCAGACTCAGACTCTGGGTTGCTATGGGCttacatttaattattgttCCTGTTTTGCTGAGATTAAGTCAACGAGTAACATACTATAGCGACACAGCTGAACCGTTAGAAGGGAAACGTTACCCTGTGGAGtatttttcagctgctttttagCATTTACAACATTTTAGAGCGCTGAGGGTCAGGCATTGGCTGGTATGAGAATCGAATGATAAGATAAACTGGAATAAAAATGCCATaattatgaaatgaaaaaattgtaaacaaatatttataacatGTCCGAATGCAACAATTATTCATActactaaaaaaataaagataaaatgaaGACAGTATGCTAAATGTAGCCACAGTTTTCAAACGTATGCTGTTCTGCTATTCATAGAGTAACACAGGCATAATAAACTGATATTAGCTGGGCGATTGGCTCCAGTAACAGACATAACGCTTGCTGAATGTGGCTTTGAAAAATAGTTAGCTTAATTAGAGTGATAGCTGAGGCTCCTTTGGTTTCCACATCgttactgtttgtttttctgtgactggaaatatttccaaacaaccTAGCTAGAGAAAGATGCGGTTGCATTTTTAGCCAGCTGACCGGCCATGTGCAGCAACAGACAGAGGATGGGGttgctttgcttctctgttCTCCACTCAGCCAGAAAAACGCTGGTCACCTTGACATTTTCTCTTGTATCTCATTACAAGGACCTTTCAGAATGGTGTTTTGGTATTTAGTTATGAGACTGTAACTTTTAAAAACCTCAGTACACCTTTATAACGGACTCAAGCCTAGTTGTAAGCGTATGTTGCAATAAGGATTTGAAAtcaataaatacaaatctgcACCAAATGCTCCAGAAATATTTTACCTGCAGTTGTACCAGTAAAGTACTTCTTAGCTTATTTAACTGCAAGTTACTTCTGCATTGAAACGTTGTCGTGCAAATACAAAACTGTGCAAATTCCTGTCGTCATCCCACATTTTATATAAAACCAGCTAGGCTATCTTATATTCATCTCAAACTAgcctttttaatatttactctGGCTTTGTGGAGATTTTCTAGGTTTTCCGAGgatgtttttctctcattttcacTTCAAACTTCTTGCGAAGACACAATTTGTTCCTATTTTATTAAGTGAATCTTTGCAAAATACCAAAGATAACACAGTAGGACAGACAAAAAATAGTGTTCCAGCACTAATGAGGCTTTTGTCAAAAACATGGAATCCAGAAGCTGAAAGATGTTGCATCTCTCGGGTcctgtggaaagtttttgtAGTCCTGAACACTTCTCCTTTTGTCCTCTTTCTGTCcactgtaatttgttttaggAAGTCACTGAAATATCTGCTGTTACTGTCAGGTACAAGGACTAGGTCTGACAGACAAGCAGCCTAAGtccaaagaaaatatttgagaGACTGTCTCTCTGTACTAGAACTATTCATCGAGATCACTTTGAAACATCGAATGAAAGTTTGGCTCATTAGAAGTcaaacatacaaaaagaaaGTGGTGGTTCATTTGttcaaaaacaaatactgtaTTTAGAATGCTGAATCAAAATTCATATTACCCAATATTTAGCCTTCTCCATAAACATCTTCTTACTCTTTATTATAGTGGGCCGTGTATGATGCTTGTCTTGACCAAGGAGAATGCAGTGGAGGAGTGGCGGGCCATGATGGGCCCCAGCAATCCCGAGAAAGCTAAGGAAAAATCCCCACAGTCTCTGAGGGCACGCCTTGCTGCCAACATCCTCCACAACGCCGTTCACGGCTCCTCCAACGAGCAACATGCAGAGGAGAAGATCCGATTCATCTTTGGTGACATCAGCACAGATGCAGCTCCCACCGCTGACAGAGGAACCATTTCAGGTGTCCTGACGATACGCTTCCTTCTTGTTTTTATCACTAGAATCACATTGTTTATTGCCAGCAAGCATTTACActtctgttgtgtgttttatgtttatgttagTAAGCGGGTATTTATGGCagttatgtttttattggttgAAAACAGGTTTAGTAAATTTgcatttaatgttgaaatctaCTTATTTCAGCTGAGGATCCGGGCAGTTCTAATGATGAAAACGAAATATCAAGATGTACAACTGAAGAAACCTCTAATGACTAAGGTCAGCATGGAGGTATGAGGTTTCTGTATTGAGAGGACTAAAGGaacatgtttaaaaatcatCTCCATCGGTTAAGATGTGCAAAGCATAAAGAAGGTTGGAATAAAAACAAGAAGCTAAAACAAACCTGGATAATAACCGAGtctgtcatttttctttctttaacgaGGTTACATTTCTTGTGCAGGTTtcaaacagaagaaagaaagaagtacTACGCAACCAAATTGAGGCTTTCAGATAAATGTTTTACTAAATCTTTTCAGTTAGAGCTAAAAGTCAGGTTTATTTGTATAGAAACATTCATGTGCAAGATAATTCATAGTACAGAAAATATAAGGAACAAAGGTAAAgacaaatcatttaaaaacaagaaatacacTAATTataaaattatgcatgatctaaagagaaaaaaacagaaacaatcttAATCAAATAGCTATGATTTGATTAAAATTACCTGATAAAACACTTCGGAAAGCTGCAGTAGAAAATGCTTTCAGTTCTTCCACAGCTCAGCTTTTCATGGATGGTTCCTGATCTAAGGAACATAGAAACTAAAGGCCTCcccttg contains the following coding sequences:
- the nme9 gene encoding thioredoxin domain-containing protein 6 isoform X3 — translated: MAGKKKEASLQTSVTNQEQWEEMLTTKGLTVVDVYQQWCGPCRAVVSLLRKIKNELSDDLLHFATAEADNIDALEKYRGKCEPTFLFFGGGELVAVLRGANAPMLQRMIVEELAKEKLVLVQGSGRKVVRDERLLDEEKKEEKEELQQPENEESIIVPASKSFTVAIIKPDAVAHGKANDIIMKIQDAGFELLAHEERTLTEAEARDFYQHKAAETSFEDLVQFMSSGPSHILVLSQIEGTANIIPAWREFIGPADMEEARREKPESLRAQYGTETLFNAVHGSEDSDHASRELAFFFPNFRTASEAEQDGEEEHVERTLALIRPDVARKNRDEILAQIHKSGFTVALQKEVMLTEEQVKQFYFQHVDKDFFPALLQNMTSGAVLALALARKGAVHHWKNMLGPPDLHKAKEEDPECGPCMMLVLTKENAVEEWRAMMGPSNPEKAKEKSPQSLRARLAANILHNAVHGSSNEQHAEEKIRFIFGDISTDAAPTADRGTISAEDPGSSNDENEISRCTTEETSND
- the nme9 gene encoding thioredoxin domain-containing protein 6 isoform X1: MAGKKKEASLQTSVTNQEQWEEMLTTKGLTVVDVYQQWCGPCRAVVSLLRKIKNELSDDLLHFATAEADNIDALEKYRGKCEPTFLFFGGGELVAVLRGANAPMLQRMIVEELAKEKLVLVQGSGRKVVRDERLLDEEKKEEKEELQQPENEESIIVPASKSFTVAIIKPDAVAHGKANDIIMKIQDAGFELLAHEERTLTEAEARDFYQHKAAETSFEDLVQFMSSGPSHILVLSQIEGTANIIPAWREFIGPADMEEARREKPESLRAQYGTETLFNAVHGSEDSDHASRELAFFFPNFRTASEAEQDGEEEHVERTLALIRPDVARKNRDEILAQIHKSGFTVALQKEVMLTEEQVKQFYFQHVDKDFFPALLQNMTSGAVLALALARKGAVHHWKNMLGPPDLHKAKEEDPECLRAQFAVENEPINQLHGSKNPKEAERELNFFFPKQRTLAVIKPDALEEHRDTILEEISGRGFTIALLKETVLSREMAEEFYKEHREKPFFIQLVDFMCRGPCMMLVLTKENAVEEWRAMMGPSNPEKAKEKSPQSLRARLAANILHNAVHGSSNEQHAEEKIRFIFGDISTDAAPTADRGTISAEDPGSSNDENEISRCTTEETSND
- the nme9 gene encoding thioredoxin domain-containing protein 6 isoform X2, which codes for MLTTKGLTVVDVYQQWCGPCRAVVSLLRKIKNELSDDLLHFATAEADNIDALEKYRGKCEPTFLFFGGGELVAVLRGANAPMLQRMIVEELAKEKLVLVQGSGRKVVRDERLLDEEKKEEKEELQQPENEESIIVPASKSFTVAIIKPDAVAHGKANDIIMKIQDAGFELLAHEERTLTEAEARDFYQHKAAETSFEDLVQFMSSGPSHILVLSQIEGTANIIPAWREFIGPADMEEARREKPESLRAQYGTETLFNAVHGSEDSDHASRELAFFFPNFRTASEAEQDGEEEHVERTLALIRPDVARKNRDEILAQIHKSGFTVALQKEVMLTEEQVKQFYFQHVDKDFFPALLQNMTSGAVLALALARKGAVHHWKNMLGPPDLHKAKEEDPECLRAQFAVENEPINQLHGSKNPKEAERELNFFFPKQRTLAVIKPDALEEHRDTILEEISGRGFTIALLKETVLSREMAEEFYKEHREKPFFIQLVDFMCRGPCMMLVLTKENAVEEWRAMMGPSNPEKAKEKSPQSLRARLAANILHNAVHGSSNEQHAEEKIRFIFGDISTDAAPTADRGTISAEDPGSSNDENEISRCTTEETSND